The following proteins are encoded in a genomic region of Micrococcaceae bacterium Sec5.8:
- a CDS encoding DNA starvation/stationary phase protection protein: protein MKATPTLTKNLQAVLVDLIELHLQGKQAHWNIVGTNFRDLHLQLDEIIEAARAFADDLAERMRALHALPDGRSSTVSKSTSLAEFPNGLINTKDAIERIVAALEAAVGTMREVHDAVDEEDPTTADLLHAFIAKLEQYAWMVNAETMRATADVTTAKGK from the coding sequence ATGAAAGCAACACCTACCCTCACAAAAAACCTGCAGGCCGTGCTCGTGGACCTGATCGAACTGCACCTCCAGGGCAAGCAGGCGCACTGGAACATCGTTGGAACGAACTTCCGCGACCTGCACCTTCAGCTGGATGAGATCATCGAAGCCGCCCGGGCCTTCGCGGACGACCTTGCCGAGCGCATGCGCGCCCTCCACGCCCTCCCGGACGGCCGCAGCTCCACCGTTTCCAAGTCGACCTCGCTGGCCGAGTTCCCGAACGGCTTGATCAACACCAAGGACGCCATCGAGCGGATCGTTGCGGCCCTCGAAGCTGCCGTCGGCACCATGCGCGAAGTCCACGACGCGGTGGACGAAGAAGATCCCACCACCGCTGACCTGTTGCACGCCTTCATTGCCAAGCTGGAGCAGTACGCCTGGATGGTCAACGCCGAGACGATGCGGGCCACCGCCGACGTCACGACGGCGAAGGGCAAGTAG